The proteins below are encoded in one region of Leptotrichia sp. OH3620_COT-345:
- a CDS encoding DNA methyltransferase: MKIEKININDISPIIIDENNMILAGHGRYLALKKLGYENVQVIKHTDLTEKRIGSVWTVSKDASINYVHPTQKPVKLSAIAIESTTKENEIVLDLFGGSGSTLLACEQLNRKAYLMELEPKWVQVIIERYLRFTGEEEVKINGKTVNWEEYKNG, encoded by the coding sequence ATGAAAATAGAAAAAATAAATATAAATGACATAAGCCCTATCATAATTGATGAAAACAATATGATACTTGCAGGACACGGGCGATACTTAGCATTGAAAAAATTAGGTTATGAGAATGTGCAGGTAATAAAGCACACTGATTTAACTGAAAAAAGGATAGGCAGTGTATGGACAGTGAGCAAAGACGCTTCAATAAATTATGTTCACCCGACTCAAAAGCCTGTTAAGTTATCAGCGATCGCCATTGAAAGCACGACAAAAGAAAATGAGATAGTGTTGGATTTGTTCGGTGGTAGTGGGAGTACATTATTAGCCTGTGAGCAACTAAATAGAAAAGCATATTTAATGGAATTAGAACCTAAGTGGGTGCAAGTAATAATAGAAAGATACTTAAGATTTACAGGAGAGGAAGAAGTAAAAATAAACGGAAAAACTGTAAATTGGGAAGAATATAAAAATGGATAA
- a CDS encoding putative HNHc nuclease, with amino-acid sequence MANAEILNNEIIITLPVEKVYPGLKQEIEEYFNNLPIKVLPIKKLSAAQNGLIHVLLKQFGDELGYTLIEIKEVMKEQFSISTDQLNFSTSCCDMETANEFISFIIEQALDLGINLYILGKQDKRYRHILEIDKMTERYIIACLRKRTCCICGKKHDEYNTVDLEHYDNVNTIGGYEFDDGLQTRFMTLCREHHSERHSISEKDFENKWYLSGVWLNPQLVYELLPVYPNHFKLFRKRLKEGYYDGLIVKK; translated from the coding sequence ATGGCGAATGCTGAAATCCTAAATAATGAGATAATAATAACTTTACCTGTTGAAAAAGTATATCCAGGATTAAAGCAAGAAATAGAGGAGTATTTTAATAATTTGCCTATTAAAGTACTCCCGATAAAAAAATTATCTGCTGCACAAAACGGACTTATACATGTACTTTTAAAACAGTTTGGAGATGAATTAGGATATACATTAATTGAAATAAAAGAAGTTATGAAAGAACAGTTTTCTATTTCAACGGATCAGTTAAATTTTTCTACTTCCTGTTGTGATATGGAAACGGCAAATGAATTTATATCTTTCATTATAGAGCAGGCTTTGGACTTAGGAATTAATTTATATATTCTTGGGAAACAGGACAAAAGATACAGGCATATTTTGGAAATTGATAAAATGACTGAAAGATACATTATAGCTTGTTTAAGAAAACGTACCTGTTGTATATGTGGTAAAAAACATGATGAATATAATACAGTTGACCTTGAGCATTACGATAATGTAAATACAATAGGCGGTTATGAGTTTGATGATGGTTTACAGACAAGATTTATGACTTTGTGTAGAGAACATCATTCTGAGAGACATTCGATTTCTGAAAAAGATTTTGAGAATAAATGGTATTTATCAGGAGTATGGCTTAATCCCCAATTAGTATATGAACTACTTCCTGTATATCCGAATCACTTTAAATTATTTAGGAAACGGCTCAAAGAGGGCTACTACGATGGGTTAATAGTGAAAAAATAA
- a CDS encoding phage baseplate protein has translation MDFSNLNAMKNSSLGKIAYNKAKEKGFSLGLNSFLGTAGAGIYGVALAHSDQVNNFFQNRFGFKLFEDADRCKINDIPLEWVHITSDDRSSSVKTHSLEDRDSTLISSNVSHGNRKYNISVLLTQIGTENPEAVYAEIVELWQKKELCTISTNETIEDMVITKVSRNYEHQTAIKFEIDFEVLEFAYLMKKGQVLESEKTILKEEQKTGVAGTKNSGFDFWGFLK, from the coding sequence ATGGATTTTAGCAATTTAAACGCAATGAAAAACAGTTCATTAGGTAAAATAGCATATAACAAAGCTAAAGAAAAAGGATTTAGCTTAGGATTGAACAGTTTTTTAGGAACAGCAGGAGCTGGAATTTATGGAGTTGCTTTAGCTCATTCGGATCAAGTAAATAATTTTTTTCAAAATAGATTTGGATTTAAACTCTTTGAAGACGCTGACAGATGTAAAATCAATGATATTCCACTTGAATGGGTACATATAACAAGTGATGATAGAAGTAGCAGCGTCAAGACGCATTCGCTTGAGGACAGGGACAGCACATTGATAAGCAGTAATGTATCGCATGGGAACAGAAAATACAATATTTCTGTTCTCCTTACTCAAATTGGAACTGAAAATCCTGAAGCGGTGTATGCTGAAATAGTGGAATTATGGCAAAAAAAGGAACTCTGTACAATTTCAACAAATGAAACAATAGAAGATATGGTTATCACTAAGGTTTCAAGGAACTATGAACATCAGACCGCTATAAAATTTGAAATAGACTTTGAAGTTCTTGAATTTGCTTATCTGATGAAAAAAGGTCAGGTTCTTGAATCTGAAAAAACTATTTTAAAAGAAGAACAGAAAACAGGAGTAGCAGGGACTAAAAACAGTGGCTTTGATTTTTGGGGGTTTCTGAAATGA
- a CDS encoding Gp138 family membrane-puncturing spike protein has protein sequence MEEYLKAMIGRIDTSIIAKITKVYSNGFVDVEPVAEYKEVNLPPILYVPMCQIGNRNINIKLNFKDGDIVPLLICSRDISGYITKETSIVNTNKRHNLTNAIALPILISTDLTAVDIPENIEINGDVILNGDLTVNGNTEITGKLKVGSIESGPIKAESIDTDSGVSKGGTPYIHP, from the coding sequence ATGGAAGAATATTTAAAAGCCATGATTGGAAGAATAGATACCTCCATTATAGCTAAAATAACAAAGGTATATTCAAATGGCTTTGTAGATGTCGAGCCTGTAGCTGAATACAAGGAAGTTAATTTGCCCCCTATTTTGTATGTTCCGATGTGTCAGATTGGAAACAGAAACATAAATATCAAGCTAAATTTTAAGGATGGAGATATTGTTCCGCTGCTTATATGTAGTCGAGATATAAGCGGATACATTACTAAAGAAACTAGCATTGTTAATACTAACAAAAGACATAATCTGACAAACGCTATTGCTTTGCCAATTTTGATTTCTACTGATCTGACTGCTGTAGATATTCCTGAAAATATAGAGATAAACGGAGATGTTATTTTAAATGGCGATTTAACTGTAAACGGAAATACTGAAATAACAGGAAAATTAAAAGTTGGAAGTATTGAAAGCGGACCGATTAAAGCAGAAAGCATTGATACTGATAGTGGAGTGAGCAAAGGCGGAACTCCTTATATACATCCGTAG
- a CDS encoding PBSX family phage terminase large subunit, whose protein sequence is MRIKTEINKHFKEFIKDNEKSVYFLLGGYGSGKSYNAALKLIIMSAMEKRKILVVRQVKENLRGSCFADLESSIETLELNNYFYRTTSPLSIKCTITGSEFIFRGLDDVRKIKSIKDIDTIWIEESDEIDFKSFKELKARLRSVRNRNVIILTTNPNEYGVWTYKYLMSILDKAGKTELDLYNERIINIVEETKLKSGKVYSENIYLHHSVYSDNKFLPDDFIALLENETDDFQRAIKTLGRFGSSGQNIFRNIRHMDQQRIEKIIADKWNRYTGFDFGFEHSYNAIVRMVIDEELNDLYIYEEFYQNKLTDPEMLETEIIQKMIEESEVIYADSAEPKAIAFYNVNGLLINAVKKTADVSKSGVKKIQSFRNIFIDKNVCPNTYRELTEMKWYLDKNGLISKNPKTQKPFNIDPHTFDAIKYGISEYTPYILNKDYYKRKEE, encoded by the coding sequence ATGAGAATAAAAACTGAAATCAATAAGCACTTTAAGGAATTTATCAAAGATAATGAGAAGAGCGTTTATTTTTTACTAGGTGGCTATGGAAGCGGTAAGTCATATAACGCTGCGCTTAAATTGATAATAATGTCTGCTATGGAAAAAAGAAAGATATTAGTAGTCAGACAGGTAAAAGAGAATTTAAGAGGGAGTTGTTTTGCAGACTTGGAAAGTAGTATTGAAACGTTAGAATTAAATAACTACTTCTATAGAACAACAAGTCCTTTAAGCATTAAATGCACGATAACAGGCAGTGAATTTATTTTTAGAGGATTAGATGATGTAAGGAAGATAAAGTCAATCAAAGATATTGACACAATCTGGATAGAAGAGTCAGACGAGATTGATTTCAAATCATTTAAGGAACTTAAAGCGAGATTGCGTTCAGTAAGAAACAGGAACGTAATTATACTCACTACTAATCCAAATGAGTATGGAGTGTGGACATATAAATACCTTATGTCAATACTCGATAAAGCTGGAAAGACTGAACTGGATTTATACAACGAAAGAATTATAAATATAGTTGAAGAAACAAAATTAAAAAGTGGGAAAGTATACAGTGAAAATATATATCTACATCATTCAGTATACAGCGACAATAAATTTCTTCCTGATGACTTTATAGCATTGCTGGAAAACGAAACAGATGATTTCCAACGGGCGATAAAGACACTGGGAAGATTTGGAAGTTCAGGGCAGAACATTTTTAGAAACATCAGACATATGGATCAGCAGAGAATAGAAAAAATAATTGCTGATAAATGGAACAGGTACACAGGCTTTGATTTTGGATTTGAGCATTCTTATAACGCGATTGTAAGAATGGTAATTGATGAAGAATTGAATGACCTGTACATTTATGAGGAATTTTATCAGAATAAGTTAACAGATCCTGAAATGTTAGAAACGGAAATAATACAAAAAATGATTGAAGAGAGCGAAGTTATATATGCGGACAGTGCAGAGCCTAAAGCGATAGCTTTCTACAACGTGAATGGTCTTTTGATTAATGCTGTTAAAAAGACAGCCGATGTAAGCAAGTCAGGAGTTAAGAAAATACAGTCTTTCAGAAATATATTTATTGATAAAAATGTGTGTCCGAATACATACAGAGAATTAACAGAAATGAAATGGTATTTGGATAAAAACGGACTTATTTCTAAAAATCCGAAGACACAAAAACCATTTAACATTGACCCACACACGTTTGACGCTATCAAATACGGAATAAGTGAATACACTCCGTACATTTTAAATAAAGACTACTATAAAAGAAAGGAGGAATAA
- a CDS encoding RusA family crossover junction endodeoxyribonuclease: MIKLELPMAPPSVNTIWINKPKGRFKSVKGREFDKRAKQEIAIQYLGKPLRGKLKVKIKLFFKDNRKRDIDNYNKGVLDAMTGFIYEDDSQIDELFLVKKINCGFDKVEIFIDEISEEKMTLF, translated from the coding sequence ATGATTAAACTTGAATTACCAATGGCACCGCCAAGTGTAAATACGATATGGATAAATAAGCCGAAAGGAAGATTTAAATCTGTAAAAGGTCGTGAATTTGATAAAAGGGCAAAACAAGAAATAGCTATTCAGTATTTGGGAAAGCCCTTAAGAGGAAAGCTAAAAGTAAAAATAAAACTTTTTTTCAAGGATAATAGGAAAAGAGATATAGACAACTACAATAAGGGAGTACTGGACGCAATGACAGGATTTATTTATGAAGACGACAGCCAAATTGATGAATTATTTCTTGTGAAGAAAATAAATTGTGGATTTGATAAAGTTGAAATATTTATAGATGAGATTAGCGAAGAAAAAATGACATTATTTTAG
- a CDS encoding phage major capsid protein: MEKFNKSVEMVLKKDTEEKGIIEGQLITHSVIDSYGDYFDKQALDKVNKDKTYFLLHMHEWSKELGTLKVYQDEKGNLKFTAKLDLSTDENGNAINKDAQKVYSMMKSGANYEMSVGGFLKQREWGKIQTDKGEVDARIIKEIDVVEGSVVLKGAVPDATVTTVKNDKGDENMNLENLEKGINKNTEEIEKAGQKLTELEEKANKIAELEEKLNKSSEEMEKMAGALDEVMRKGMENPETVNKAQNEAFEKYLRTGDKSIEGLEKAAIGTGQATVLIPTILSHEILKETKEVSNFLMQGKVYQGSGDYIKIPVRNDITPANQIVKEGQGNTQDGALAYTHKELRAGYRQVRYPITDELVQDSAFDMVGELKEAISEEFGQTLSDLTVKGTYNASTEQYIEGFLTNTAITGAAITSATTKKVTADDLVKLETGMKASYRQGAAYFVSPKLYEEMKLWKDADGRFLWANIIEGATMKFNGYPVYVEEFLEDIDTGKYPAVFCDFKKGYAYYLKKGFEQELHRNVNERTTEYYTRIRIGGGVIRPKAFSVLKVK, translated from the coding sequence ATGGAAAAATTTAATAAAAGTGTCGAAATGGTATTAAAAAAAGACACAGAAGAAAAAGGAATAATCGAAGGACAGTTAATAACTCACAGTGTTATTGATAGTTACGGAGATTATTTCGATAAACAAGCATTGGATAAAGTAAATAAAGATAAAACTTATTTTTTACTGCATATGCACGAATGGAGCAAAGAACTTGGAACATTAAAGGTATATCAGGACGAAAAAGGAAATCTTAAATTTACAGCTAAACTTGATTTGTCTACTGATGAAAATGGAAATGCGATAAATAAGGACGCACAAAAAGTTTATTCGATGATGAAAAGCGGAGCAAATTACGAAATGTCGGTCGGTGGATTTCTGAAACAAAGGGAATGGGGAAAGATACAGACTGATAAAGGCGAAGTTGACGCAAGAATAATAAAAGAAATTGATGTTGTTGAGGGGAGTGTTGTATTAAAAGGAGCAGTGCCTGACGCAACAGTAACAACAGTTAAAAATGACAAAGGAGATGAAAATATGAATTTAGAAAATTTAGAAAAAGGGATTAACAAAAACACAGAAGAAATTGAAAAAGCGGGACAAAAATTAACAGAATTAGAAGAAAAAGCTAATAAAATAGCTGAATTAGAAGAAAAACTTAATAAATCAAGTGAAGAAATGGAAAAAATGGCTGGAGCATTAGATGAAGTAATGAGAAAAGGAATGGAAAATCCTGAAACAGTAAATAAGGCACAGAATGAAGCTTTTGAAAAATATTTAAGAACAGGAGATAAAAGCATTGAGGGATTAGAAAAAGCTGCAATAGGAACAGGACAGGCAACAGTATTAATTCCAACTATATTATCACATGAAATACTGAAAGAAACTAAAGAAGTTTCAAATTTCCTAATGCAAGGGAAGGTTTATCAAGGTAGTGGTGACTATATAAAAATACCTGTCAGAAATGATATAACGCCAGCTAACCAAATTGTCAAAGAGGGACAAGGGAATACGCAAGACGGAGCTTTGGCGTACACTCATAAAGAATTAAGAGCAGGATATAGACAGGTTAGATATCCAATTACTGATGAGTTGGTGCAAGATAGTGCTTTTGATATGGTAGGAGAACTTAAAGAGGCAATATCAGAAGAATTCGGACAAACATTATCTGATTTAACAGTAAAAGGGACATATAATGCTTCTACAGAACAGTACATTGAGGGATTTTTAACAAATACAGCTATAACAGGTGCAGCTATTACGTCAGCAACAACTAAAAAAGTAACAGCTGATGACTTAGTAAAACTGGAAACAGGAATGAAAGCAAGTTACAGACAAGGGGCAGCTTACTTTGTTTCGCCTAAACTTTACGAAGAAATGAAGTTGTGGAAAGACGCTGATGGAAGATTTTTGTGGGCTAACATCATAGAGGGAGCAACAATGAAATTCAATGGATACCCAGTATATGTTGAAGAGTTCCTTGAAGACATAGACACTGGGAAATATCCAGCTGTATTTTGTGACTTTAAAAAAGGTTATGCTTATTACTTGAAAAAAGGATTTGAGCAGGAACTGCACAGAAACGTGAACGAAAGAACAACAGAATATTACACAAGAATTAGAATAGGTGGAGGAGTAATAAGACCTAAGGCGTTCTCTGTACTGAAAGTAAAATAG
- a CDS encoding phage portal protein → MFGLNFLRKNKQQIISINEFGRIFDGFYKQDSEKFLNELYDNPFTSSAITRINEAINNLVWSTYKKGHNDNITEVKDSYVNRTIRSPSKILNTDQLINYFSLYYIIYGELLVLRQDLFTKSEIILLKKGTYTVEYDDQNVLNGIKRIRIGMKEYTGKQLEQFTYIKSINIYDNVAGAGHGISKVKSLTMLHAYYCYITAWNVGILKNGGKREIIALVKQFLSPKKKQELMEDIKEKSGAKNTGVPLILDGTDIDIRNGDFTPRDFDFLTALDEIRNITASVLNVPSILIGDRTNSKFNNYKEAKKDLYTENIIPMAEQIAEHLNEIFKDKLGPNERIDFDTSKIEVLKEDRNTKMERLNNISYLTINEKRAELEYPPVENGDDILINTGTTSLKEIYGDVKPVEEEDDGEKAENEEN, encoded by the coding sequence TTGTTTGGTTTAAATTTTTTAAGAAAAAATAAACAGCAAATAATTTCTATAAATGAGTTTGGGAGAATATTTGACGGATTTTATAAGCAGGACAGTGAGAAGTTTTTGAATGAATTATATGACAATCCTTTTACATCAAGTGCAATAACTAGGATTAACGAGGCTATCAACAATCTTGTGTGGAGTACTTACAAGAAAGGACACAACGATAATATAACAGAAGTTAAAGATAGTTATGTCAACAGGACAATAAGAAGTCCGTCAAAAATATTAAATACGGATCAGCTGATTAATTATTTTTCGCTCTACTACATAATATATGGCGAATTACTTGTGTTAAGGCAAGATTTATTCACAAAATCTGAAATTATTCTTTTAAAAAAAGGAACGTATACAGTTGAATATGACGACCAAAACGTTCTGAATGGAATAAAAAGAATAAGAATAGGAATGAAAGAATACACAGGAAAACAGCTGGAACAGTTCACATATATTAAAAGCATTAATATATATGACAATGTTGCTGGTGCAGGGCACGGAATAAGCAAAGTCAAGTCATTAACAATGCTACATGCATATTATTGTTATATTACAGCCTGGAACGTTGGAATATTGAAGAATGGTGGTAAAAGGGAAATAATAGCACTGGTTAAACAGTTTCTTAGTCCTAAAAAGAAACAGGAACTTATGGAAGATATAAAAGAAAAATCAGGTGCAAAGAATACAGGAGTTCCTCTTATATTAGATGGAACAGATATTGACATAAGGAACGGAGATTTTACACCGAGAGATTTTGACTTTTTAACAGCATTAGATGAAATAAGGAACATTACAGCCAGTGTTCTGAATGTTCCTAGTATTCTTATAGGAGATAGGACGAACAGTAAATTCAACAACTACAAAGAGGCTAAAAAGGATTTATATACCGAAAACATAATTCCAATGGCTGAACAGATTGCCGAACATCTGAACGAAATATTTAAGGATAAGCTCGGACCGAACGAACGTATTGATTTTGATACTTCAAAGATTGAGGTTTTAAAAGAAGACAGGAATACAAAAATGGAAAGGCTGAACAATATCAGCTATTTAACCATAAATGAGAAAAGAGCAGAGCTGGAATATCCTCCTGTCGAAAATGGCGATGATATTTTAATAAATACAGGAACGACATCATTAAAAGAAATTTATGGAGATGTAAAGCCAGTTGAGGAGGAAGATGATGGCGAAAAAGCAGAAAACGAAGAAAATTAA
- a CDS encoding phage minor head protein, with the protein MAKKQKTKKIKLTNSQKKIIAKRQLKMRNRLILRQFGRLRTVFKQLRGEIDPDEQLFISELAWETFSTQLYNQLKKGMLETVNETTSFLVTHRNVSKELIPAIKNDTLKKFSEKVMAQKVTNVTQTTKNTINKIIVKGQASGTNIKEIAKEITEKVKGMEKTRAMVIARTETATTSTTTYLEGLIKAGLPKTWRHVGGGKTDRPTHLALDNVTIEDASEPFSNGMMCPHDLNADVSELIRCHCELV; encoded by the coding sequence ATGGCGAAAAAGCAGAAAACGAAGAAAATTAAGCTGACTAATTCACAGAAAAAAATAATTGCAAAAAGGCAGCTGAAAATGAGAAACAGGCTTATTTTAAGACAGTTTGGAAGATTAAGGACTGTCTTTAAACAGTTAAGAGGCGAAATAGATCCTGATGAACAATTATTTATAAGTGAGTTAGCATGGGAAACATTTAGCACACAGTTATACAATCAGCTAAAAAAAGGAATGCTTGAAACAGTCAATGAAACAACAAGTTTTCTAGTAACTCATAGAAATGTCAGTAAAGAGCTTATTCCTGCTATTAAAAACGACACTTTGAAGAAGTTTAGCGAAAAGGTAATGGCTCAAAAGGTAACAAATGTAACTCAAACTACTAAAAATACAATTAACAAAATAATTGTAAAAGGACAAGCAAGCGGAACAAATATTAAAGAAATAGCAAAGGAAATAACTGAAAAAGTTAAAGGAATGGAAAAAACAAGGGCAATGGTAATAGCTAGAACTGAAACAGCAACGACATCAACGACAACATATTTAGAGGGACTTATAAAGGCGGGTTTGCCAAAAACATGGCGTCACGTTGGAGGAGGCAAAACTGACAGACCAACTCATTTAGCTCTTGATAATGTAACAATTGAGGACGCTAGTGAACCATTTTCTAATGGAATGATGTGCCCTCATGATTTAAATGCAGACGTAAGTGAATTGATACGTTGTCATTGTGAATTAGTGTAA
- a CDS encoding AAA family ATPase has product MEIKIKRIKIIELESKKFGEYFFSEGVNIINGGNGSGKSSLIKSIMYCLGYEIKNWSTNFKVNGMIFELSITINGKEYSLKRFREYFILNNKIMKLSEYREKILKCLNIKLKLSLSKANSEVIPYPTDILMYNYLDQDSSWDGKIFYNNHKNYNMYAKKELEKILSYYLGISNDFINELILKESDLKRKSDSLKQNIEKLEYSQKILNYNEENKISLDINDFEFEIKELEKNLKKIYKEENIVKYKIFDTTKKIQDIDLDIRELEVIYSDLKEKNKKTEKFVCKTCNSKINQEMFLKKYDIEKNMYSIFSIYELQIKEKEELTKKLKKYTQENENIKKELFKIEGILKTKKENISLKEVIESKSKIEGTKKINEFLNNFKKENSSIQIEINELSKKIREEKNKTKSLTAEYKNKFNILLDEINLLFEKIDLGQMKDKFLDFSKMPDTGAAKNLYYMSIYFVYWKLLDESSIVKVPFVLDTIIKDEMDISNKKNISKLIEENVFTLKNQIIFGYTEKANIILKNKYNNIIDLTSKERVCDREITKREEKFLEFIQKKIKELSEEKTK; this is encoded by the coding sequence ATGGAAATAAAAATTAAGAGAATAAAAATTATAGAGTTAGAGAGCAAAAAATTTGGGGAATATTTTTTTTCAGAAGGTGTAAATATTATAAATGGAGGAAACGGTTCTGGAAAATCAAGTTTAATAAAATCTATAATGTATTGTTTAGGATATGAAATAAAAAACTGGTCTACTAATTTCAAAGTGAATGGGATGATATTTGAATTAAGTATTACTATAAATGGGAAAGAATATTCATTAAAGAGATTTAGAGAATATTTTATTTTAAATAATAAAATAATGAAGTTATCAGAATATAGAGAAAAAATATTAAAGTGTTTAAACATAAAATTGAAATTGAGTTTATCTAAAGCAAATAGTGAAGTGATTCCATATCCTACAGATATTTTGATGTATAACTATTTAGATCAAGATTCTTCATGGGATGGTAAAATTTTTTACAATAATCATAAAAATTATAACATGTATGCAAAAAAAGAATTAGAAAAAATACTTTCATATTATTTGGGAATAAGCAATGATTTTATCAATGAATTGATTTTAAAAGAGAGTGATTTAAAAAGAAAATCTGATAGCTTAAAGCAGAATATAGAAAAATTAGAATACAGCCAAAAAATTTTAAATTATAATGAAGAAAATAAAATATCATTAGACATTAATGATTTTGAATTTGAAATTAAAGAGCTGGAAAAAAATTTGAAAAAGATTTATAAAGAAGAAAATATAGTTAAATATAAAATATTTGATACAACTAAAAAGATACAGGATATTGATTTAGATATCAGGGAATTGGAAGTAATTTATTCAGATTTGAAAGAAAAAAATAAAAAAACTGAAAAATTTGTTTGTAAAACTTGCAATTCAAAAATAAATCAAGAAATGTTTTTAAAAAAATATGATATAGAAAAAAATATGTATTCTATTTTTTCAATATACGAATTACAAATAAAAGAAAAAGAAGAATTAACAAAAAAATTGAAAAAGTACACGCAGGAAAATGAAAATATAAAAAAAGAACTCTTTAAAATTGAGGGAATTTTAAAAACTAAAAAAGAAAATATATCTTTAAAGGAAGTGATAGAAAGTAAAAGTAAAATAGAAGGAACAAAAAAAATAAATGAGTTTTTAAATAATTTTAAAAAAGAAAACAGCTCAATTCAAATTGAAATAAATGAATTGAGCAAAAAAATCAGAGAAGAAAAAAATAAAACGAAAAGTTTAACTGCAGAATATAAAAATAAATTTAATATATTGCTAGATGAAATAAATTTATTGTTTGAAAAAATAGATTTGGGACAAATGAAAGATAAATTTTTAGACTTTTCAAAAATGCCTGATACTGGGGCGGCTAAAAATTTATATTACATGTCAATTTATTTTGTTTATTGGAAATTATTAGATGAAAGTTCTATTGTGAAAGTACCATTTGTATTAGATACAATAATAAAAGATGAAATGGATATATCAAATAAAAAAAATATAAGCAAATTGATAGAGGAAAATGTTTTTACATTGAAAAATCAAATTATATTTGGATATACCGAAAAAGCAAATATAATATTGAAAAATAAATACAATAATATTATAGACCTGACATCTAAAGAAAGAGTTTGTGATAGAGAAATTACCAAAAGAGAAGAAAAATTTTTGGAATTTATACAAAAAAAGATAAAAGAATTAAGTGAGGAAAAGACCAAGTAA
- a CDS encoding dsDNA nuclease domain-containing protein, with product MSDLEKDYLKYEDGGKNAIKGYNFQSYAGIYYMLVLYKNDKSFKIGFEKNDDIEIHLLDSIRYKIQVKSSKKGLTLNKILKTSDKEKLSIFQKLISDKTYDCYKICFPIKAFSNFENLEKCIDLGIGEECRHIEKNKEVLKSLKEKEIDIKKIILQELPFSEKHDNAKKYILGLVKSDIKKLNLIAKVSIALLV from the coding sequence ATGAGTGATTTGGAAAAAGATTATCTGAAATATGAAGATGGAGGAAAAAATGCTATTAAAGGATATAATTTTCAAAGCTATGCTGGAATATATTATATGTTAGTTTTATATAAGAATGATAAATCATTTAAAATAGGATTTGAAAAGAATGATGATATAGAAATACATTTGCTAGATAGTATTAGGTATAAAATACAAGTCAAAAGCTCTAAAAAAGGATTAACATTAAATAAAATATTAAAAACATCTGATAAAGAAAAATTATCAATATTTCAAAAATTGATATCGGATAAAACGTATGACTGTTATAAGATTTGTTTTCCGATTAAAGCATTTTCAAATTTTGAAAACTTAGAAAAATGTATAGATCTAGGAATAGGAGAAGAATGCAGGCATATAGAAAAGAATAAGGAAGTTTTAAAGTCATTGAAAGAGAAAGAGATAGATATAAAAAAAATAATATTACAAGAACTTCCTTTTTCTGAAAAACATGATAATGCAAAAAAATATATATTGGGATTAGTAAAGTCAGATATAAAAAAATTGAATTTGATAGCGAAAGTTTCGATAGCCTTGTTGGTGTAA